One genomic window of Clostridioides sp. ES-S-0054-01 includes the following:
- a CDS encoding stage III sporulation protein AF: MLEGIKAWIVSVLIGAFIVNIVDMILPNSKIKPYVNLVLNFMFVFIVITPVVGFFSKDMSLEDRILKSMGNYNKQYVDSTNALAKETGNNSLSKGYEDGLKEVLKLKLDEYGYDLEDIELNGANINNIKIKEKNNDTKNNGSINEENKNNSTKRDEENINSNDKENSKQVFKKGTEYGLNLNEEKLKNDLIKVLDVSIEDIQIDK; this comes from the coding sequence ATGTTAGAGGGCATAAAGGCATGGATAGTTAGTGTTTTGATAGGAGCTTTTATAGTAAATATAGTAGACATGATTTTACCAAATTCTAAGATAAAACCTTATGTCAACTTAGTTTTAAACTTTATGTTTGTATTTATTGTAATAACTCCAGTAGTAGGTTTTTTTTCAAAAGATATGAGTTTAGAAGACAGAATCTTGAAATCTATGGGAAACTACAACAAACAGTATGTAGATAGCACAAATGCTTTGGCAAAAGAGACTGGAAATAATAGTCTATCTAAGGGATATGAGGATGGTTTAAAAGAAGTACTTAAATTAAAGCTTGACGAATATGGTTATGATTTAGAAGATATAGAGCTTAATGGAGCAAATATAAATAATATAAAAATAAAAGAAAAGAATAATGATACAAAAAATAATGGCAGTATTAATGAAGAAAATAAAAATAATAGTACTAAAAGAGATGAAGAAAACATAAACTCTAATGACAAAGAAAATTCTAAACAAGTCTTTAAAAAAGGTACAGAATATGGACTGAATCTAAATGAAGAAAAATTAAAAAATGACTTAATAAAGGTGCTTGATGTTTCTATAGAAGATATACAAATTGATAAATAG
- the spoIIIAD gene encoding stage III sporulation protein AD, with the protein MEIMQLIGIAIISTTLCLVIKKDRPEIANFIAIITGVIILLSVMFKLNFIVDSIQDLANKANIPTMYISLIIKLIGIAYLMEFAIQLCKDCGEGNIASKLEFGGKIIVMSMSFPILLSIVEMVVNIIP; encoded by the coding sequence TTGGAAATAATGCAATTAATAGGAATTGCAATCATTTCAACTACACTCTGTTTAGTAATTAAAAAAGATAGACCAGAGATAGCAAATTTCATAGCAATAATAACTGGAGTAATAATACTACTATCAGTTATGTTTAAGCTAAATTTCATAGTAGATAGTATACAAGATTTAGCTAATAAGGCTAATATCCCGACTATGTATATATCATTAATAATAAAATTAATTGGGATAGCATACTTAATGGAATTTGCGATACAACTTTGTAAAGATTGTGGGGAAGGAAACATTGCTTCAAAACTAGAGTTTGGAGGTAAGATAATAGTTATGTCAATGTCTTTCCCTATACTTTTATCCATTGTAGAAATGGTGGTAAACATAATTCCATAG
- a CDS encoding stage III sporulation protein AB, with product MQIKIIIIALLIGSSYLIGEHIYKTYTRRHKQLNDLIRVLEILRMDLSFGLYTLEEIFNRIGGNKEFCFWKFFYQISEGLHNEQSKTLEMIISENIDVLNKETYLGNREIEELKNLILTLGKSDIESQQRMIDLSIENLKKQTYETKEDINKKGVLYKKLVTFIGIGICIILI from the coding sequence TTGCAAATTAAAATAATTATTATAGCTCTTTTAATAGGAAGTAGTTATTTAATAGGTGAACATATATACAAAACTTATACTCGTAGACATAAACAATTAAACGATTTAATAAGAGTTTTAGAAATTTTGAGGATGGATTTATCTTTCGGGCTTTATACATTAGAAGAAATTTTTAATAGAATAGGTGGAAATAAAGAGTTTTGTTTTTGGAAATTTTTCTATCAAATATCAGAAGGGCTTCACAATGAACAAAGTAAAACTTTGGAAATGATAATATCAGAAAATATTGATGTCTTAAATAAAGAAACTTATCTAGGTAATAGAGAAATCGAGGAACTGAAAAATCTAATACTTACTTTAGGGAAAAGTGATATAGAGTCACAACAAAGAATGATAGATTTATCTATAGAAAATTTGAAAAAACAAACCTATGAGACAAAGGAAGATATAAACAAAAAAGGCGTATTGTATAAAAAATTAGTGACGTTTATAGGTATAGGTATATGTATTATATTGATTTAA
- the spoIIIAC gene encoding stage III sporulation protein AC, translating to MEISLILKVAGVGILISVLNMILEKTDRKDWAGLTTLAGVIIVLGMVITEISDLFNTVRTMFQLY from the coding sequence ATGGAAATATCATTGATATTAAAGGTTGCAGGTGTCGGTATTCTAATATCAGTATTGAATATGATATTGGAAAAAACAGATAGAAAAGATTGGGCAGGTCTTACTACATTAGCAGGTGTAATAATCGTATTGGGCATGGTAATAACAGAAATAAGTGATTTGTTTAATACTGTAAGAACAATGTTTCAACTTTACTAA
- the nusB gene encoding transcription antitermination factor NusB, producing the protein MKKDRAQKSTTREYIMKFIYQININKEDFEALEDKVDTFLKDNSEHIINRYEELALQYSSNSNLKLEDNKLEDVIDRTYINSVCKVLKENHDKIDELINKHAKNWTVDRMPKVDVSILRLSVCEILYLDTPNKVSINEAVELAKIYCDDKSPKFINGILGSVVDEIAK; encoded by the coding sequence ATGAAAAAAGATAGGGCGCAAAAGAGTACAACAAGAGAATATATAATGAAATTTATATATCAAATAAATATTAATAAAGAAGATTTTGAAGCTTTAGAGGATAAGGTAGATACTTTTCTAAAAGATAATTCAGAACATATTATAAATAGATATGAAGAGCTTGCTCTTCAATATTCAAGTAACTCAAATTTAAAGTTAGAAGATAATAAGCTTGAAGATGTTATAGACAGAACATATATAAATTCAGTATGCAAAGTACTAAAAGAAAATCATGATAAGATAGATGAGTTAATAAATAAGCATGCTAAAAACTGGACAGTAGATAGAATGCCAAAGGTAGATGTGTCTATACTTAGATTGTCTGTGTGTGAAATACTTTATTTAGATACTCCTAATAAAGTATCAATAAATGAAGCTGTAGAACTTGCAAAGATATATTGTGATGATAAATCTCCTAAATTTATAAATGGTATATTGGGAAGTGTTGTTGATGAAATTGCGAAATAA
- the spoIIIAA gene encoding stage III sporulation protein AA — MNKLSDEIINSLSTTIREKVEKISNNNLNIEEIRLRSEKPLILNANSKDYFYNQKTMTLDLNQQNSYIVTREDVEQTFQIICKYSIHSFMDDIKKGFITLRGGHRVGLVGKVIVEDGQVKNIKHISSLNIRVSREIIGCSNKILSHIIKGKNQINNTLIISPPQCGKTTLIRDIVRNLSNGNEDYGFKGLKVALVDERNEIAGAYLGVPQMDVGIRTDIIETCPKDLGITMLLRSMSPNVIVTDEIGSEKEIKALYTALNGGIGLITTVHGDSIDDIQNRKELSRLLDKELFKKVIILSAKRGAGTIEKIYDLEEKRWYFAN, encoded by the coding sequence ATGAATAAACTTTCTGATGAAATAATAAACTCTCTTTCTACAACTATAAGAGAAAAGGTAGAAAAAATCTCAAACAATAATCTAAACATAGAAGAAATTAGGTTACGCTCAGAAAAACCATTGATACTAAATGCAAACTCTAAAGATTATTTTTACAATCAAAAAACTATGACCCTTGATTTAAATCAACAAAACTCATATATAGTAACAAGAGAAGATGTAGAGCAAACTTTTCAAATAATATGTAAATATTCAATACATTCATTTATGGACGATATAAAAAAAGGATTTATAACTTTGAGAGGTGGTCATAGAGTAGGATTAGTTGGAAAAGTAATAGTAGAAGATGGACAAGTCAAAAACATAAAGCATATATCATCTTTAAATATAAGAGTATCAAGGGAAATTATTGGATGCTCTAATAAGATTTTAAGTCATATCATAAAGGGAAAAAATCAGATTAATAATACATTGATAATATCACCACCTCAATGTGGAAAAACAACTTTAATAAGGGATATAGTAAGAAATTTAAGTAATGGTAATGAGGATTATGGATTTAAAGGTTTGAAAGTAGCTCTGGTAGATGAGCGTAATGAGATAGCAGGTGCTTATCTAGGTGTTCCACAAATGGATGTTGGAATAAGGACTGATATAATAGAAACTTGCCCAAAAGACTTGGGTATTACGATGCTTTTAAGGTCTATGTCGCCAAATGTTATTGTGACAGATGAGATTGGAAGTGAAAAAGAAATAAAGGCATTATACACAGCATTAAATGGAGGGATAGGATTAATAACTACTGTGCATGGGGATTCAATAGATGATATACAAAATAGAAAAGAGTTAAGTAGACTTCTAGATAAAGAATTATTTAAAAAAGTTATAATTCTTTCTGCAAAAAGAGGAGCAGGAACGATTGAGAAAATTTATGATTTAGAAGAAAAGAGATGGTATTTTGCAAATTAA
- a CDS encoding stage III sporulation protein AG, with amino-acid sequence MLKNLNDKDKRKVYSLITIAGICVVSLVLLSCFPSSNNDKQVGKTEANKSTEKQVTKEQEKDDLESKLTTILSKIDGAGDVDVMVTFESSEEIQPAFNSNNTTETTEEKDAQGGERTVTTSSENKTMITSNSSDPVVIKTTEPKIKGVIVVASGANDPSVKETLYSAVQTSLQVAGHQVEIYSK; translated from the coding sequence ATGTTGAAAAACTTAAATGACAAAGATAAGAGAAAGGTATATTCACTAATAACTATAGCTGGAATATGTGTGGTTTCATTAGTATTATTATCTTGTTTTCCTAGTAGCAATAATGATAAACAAGTTGGAAAAACAGAGGCTAACAAAAGTACTGAAAAGCAAGTCACTAAAGAACAAGAAAAAGATGATTTGGAATCAAAATTAACAACAATACTATCTAAAATTGATGGTGCAGGAGATGTTGATGTAATGGTTACATTTGAATCAAGTGAAGAGATACAACCTGCCTTTAATTCAAATAATACAACAGAAACAACGGAGGAAAAAGATGCACAAGGTGGAGAAAGAACAGTTACGACTTCTAGTGAAAATAAAACAATGATAACTTCAAATTCAAGTGACCCTGTAGTTATAAAAACTACAGAGCCAAAGATAAAGGGAGTGATAGTGGTAGCAAGTGGAGCAAATGACCCAAGTGTTAAAGAAACACTTTATAGTGCAGTACAAACATCATTACAAGTAGCTGGTCATCAAGTAGAAATATATTCTAAATAA
- a CDS encoding Asp23/Gls24 family envelope stress response protein produces MEDNKFGQVKISNDVIATIAGLAALEVEGIETTATLTDKLLKNNGVKIQIEEEDVNLDVMVTIKYGMSIPDTAFKVQENVKNTVETMTGLKVSQVNIHIQGISFKKDKVDKEEAKATKKN; encoded by the coding sequence ATGGAAGATAATAAATTTGGACAAGTAAAAATATCTAATGATGTAATAGCTACAATAGCTGGTCTAGCAGCATTAGAAGTTGAAGGCATAGAAACTACAGCAACATTAACAGATAAGTTGTTAAAAAATAACGGGGTAAAAATACAAATAGAAGAAGAGGATGTTAATTTAGATGTAATGGTTACGATAAAGTATGGAATGTCAATACCAGATACAGCTTTTAAAGTTCAAGAAAATGTAAAAAATACTGTTGAGACAATGACAGGACTGAAGGTTTCTCAAGTAAATATACACATTCAAGGAATCAGCTTTAAAAAAGATAAAGTTGATAAAGAAGAAGCAAAAGCAACTAAGAAAAATTAA
- the spoIIIAE gene encoding stage III sporulation protein AE, with amino-acid sequence MKKRFLPMIIGFLFTFFFINIFAIMIFANEVPSSEDKEYGETKNSIDKYIDGQLDKLDINEIQDYINKEIVINDVNLKSFVKDLISGEKNILDLFNKDGLKILMFDEFKASLKVVAVILVLALLSSILKSLENSFSSGAVSQIATYIIFITMVSLTLVGFKDVLQICYNAIDHTVGLMQVIMPILITFLLLIGFPITSTTLNPIFIGGVTFINVFFKNFLFVSITVAFGILIINNLSKNIRLKRFFSFVKQINYVSIGAMFTVYLGLVSIQGLYVTSFDKFSVKTAKFAIGNFIPVVGGFVSDSVDILLSSSQLIKNIFGGIGLILLVGICLLPVIKILSVIVVYKLAAIIVEPVGEDGISNFLNEVANLMIIMLASVIAITVMFFVTVAILTSISVVSQG; translated from the coding sequence ATGAAAAAAAGATTTTTACCAATGATTATAGGTTTTTTATTTACTTTCTTTTTTATAAATATCTTTGCTATTATGATATTTGCTAATGAAGTACCAAGTAGTGAAGATAAAGAATATGGTGAAACAAAAAATAGCATAGATAAATATATAGATGGTCAGTTAGATAAGCTGGACATAAATGAAATTCAAGACTATATAAATAAAGAAATAGTTATTAATGATGTTAATTTAAAATCGTTTGTAAAAGATTTAATTAGTGGAGAAAAAAATATCTTAGATTTATTCAATAAAGATGGATTGAAGATATTGATGTTTGATGAATTTAAAGCAAGTTTAAAAGTAGTAGCAGTGATTTTGGTACTGGCTCTGTTATCATCCATTTTAAAGAGTCTAGAAAACTCTTTTTCATCAGGTGCAGTAAGTCAAATAGCAACATATATAATATTTATCACAATGGTATCACTTACACTTGTTGGTTTCAAAGATGTATTACAGATTTGCTATAATGCAATAGACCATACTGTAGGTCTTATGCAAGTCATAATGCCAATATTAATAACATTTTTACTTTTAATTGGATTCCCAATAACATCTACCACTTTGAATCCTATCTTCATAGGAGGAGTAACATTTATAAATGTATTTTTTAAAAACTTCCTATTTGTATCTATTACTGTTGCATTTGGAATTTTAATAATAAACAATTTATCAAAAAATATAAGGCTAAAGAGATTTTTCTCCTTTGTAAAACAAATAAATTATGTTTCTATTGGAGCGATGTTTACAGTTTATTTGGGTCTTGTATCTATACAAGGCTTGTATGTAACTAGTTTTGATAAATTCAGTGTAAAAACTGCTAAATTTGCTATAGGTAATTTTATTCCTGTTGTCGGTGGATTTGTATCCGATTCTGTGGATATTTTATTATCTTCATCTCAGCTTATAAAAAATATATTTGGAGGAATAGGACTTATCTTACTTGTTGGAATTTGTTTGCTTCCAGTGATAAAAATTTTATCAGTGATAGTAGTATACAAATTAGCGGCAATAATTGTAGAGCCTGTTGGAGAAGATGGAATATCTAATTTTTTAAATGAAGTTGCAAATTTAATGATAATAATGCTAGCATCAGTAATTGCTATAACAGTAATGTTCTTTGTAACTGTAGCTATTTTGACCTCGATAAGTGTCGTAAGTCAAGGATAA
- a CDS encoding SpoIIIAH-like family protein has product MKFNYKGRGFVIITLTAMLVVVGTVNYQLSKKSLLETSKEFKAYEEAQLQKNTDDSSKTEDSSNVDKQDGKESADIDIVDSKASKVKEKATETSKEIKAQLSSEKNMKKASYILDMKMNREKQRNELVQDLNEMINNPSTTEESRKEASNMKLNIVKIQEKELQIENLLSTKGYEEALVYISDNKVNVVVNEAKLEKKDAAKIFDLVAEQANVKYENIKLTNNNNK; this is encoded by the coding sequence ATGAAGTTTAATTATAAGGGAAGAGGATTTGTAATAATAACTTTAACTGCAATGTTAGTTGTAGTAGGAACAGTGAATTATCAATTAAGTAAGAAATCCTTATTGGAAACATCAAAAGAGTTTAAGGCATATGAAGAAGCACAGTTGCAAAAAAATACTGATGATAGTAGTAAGACAGAGGATTCTAGTAATGTAGATAAACAAGATGGAAAGGAAAGTGCTGATATTGACATAGTTGATAGCAAAGCTAGTAAAGTAAAAGAAAAAGCAACTGAGACAAGTAAGGAAATAAAAGCTCAATTATCATCTGAGAAAAACATGAAAAAGGCATCTTATATTTTAGATATGAAAATGAACAGAGAAAAACAAAGAAATGAGTTAGTTCAAGATTTAAATGAAATGATAAATAATCCATCTACAACAGAAGAATCTAGAAAAGAAGCTTCTAATATGAAATTAAATATAGTTAAAATTCAAGAAAAAGAACTTCAAATAGAAAATCTTTTGAGTACAAAAGGATATGAGGAAGCATTAGTTTATATAAGCGATAACAAAGTTAATGTAGTTGTGAACGAAGCTAAATTAGAAAAGAAAGATGCAGCAAAAATATTTGATTTAGTTGCAGAACAAGCCAATGTAAAGTATGAAAATATTAAACTTACAAATAATAATAATAAGTAA
- a CDS encoding fructose-1,6-bisphosphatase → MKNLCKISDDYLNSKLKYLKLLSKQYPSISKASTEIINLEAILNLPKGTEHFITDVHGEYEPFVHVLKNGSGVIKRKIEELFSNTIRDSEKKMLATLVYYPEQKLDLIIKQEENIDDFYRINIYRLIELCKYASSKYTRSKVRKLLPENFKYIIEELLHEHVKSEHKEEYYKSIVETVVDIGIAKEFIIAISTVIQKLVVDRLHVIGDIYDRGPRPDIIVDKLIEHHCVDIQWGNHDILWMGAASGEKTCIANALRISARYANLDIVEDIYGINLLPLATFAIEMYKDDPCKEFIPKINDQSVTTTEKSLMAKMHKAISIIQFKLEGEVIRRRPEFEMEHRLLLNMINYDEGTITLKGKTYKLKDTYLPTIDKKDPYKLTIEEKNVMDKLVSSFRGSEKLQKHVSFLFSKGSIYLKANSNLLIHGCVPLNEDGSFMSMNIMGKEYKGKALMDKMESLAREGFFFKDKAEEKLYGMDIMWYLWTGKCSSLFGKDDMTTFERYFIAEKETHKENKNPYFKLRENEMACEKIFEEFDLELDESHIINGHVPVESKNGESPIKANGKILVIDGGFSRAYQKTTGIAGYTLIYNSRTLQLVSHEPFNSAEEAIANESDILSTTVVVEHKTERKMVRDTDEGVKIQEEIEDLKLLLMAYKKGMIKEM, encoded by the coding sequence ATGAAAAATCTGTGTAAAATATCAGATGATTATTTAAACAGCAAGCTTAAGTATTTAAAGTTATTGTCAAAACAATATCCAAGTATATCAAAAGCAAGTACAGAAATAATAAATTTAGAGGCTATATTAAATCTTCCAAAGGGAACAGAACATTTTATAACAGATGTACATGGTGAATATGAACCATTTGTCCATGTATTAAAAAATGGTTCTGGTGTAATAAAGAGAAAAATAGAAGAATTGTTTTCAAATACAATAAGAGACAGTGAAAAAAAAATGTTAGCAACTCTTGTATATTATCCTGAACAAAAACTAGATTTAATAATTAAGCAAGAGGAAAATATAGATGATTTTTATAGAATAAATATTTATAGGCTTATAGAACTTTGTAAGTATGCTTCTAGCAAATATACTAGGTCTAAAGTCAGAAAGCTTTTACCAGAAAATTTTAAATACATAATAGAAGAACTTTTGCACGAGCATGTTAAAAGTGAGCATAAAGAAGAGTACTATAAAAGTATAGTTGAAACAGTAGTTGATATAGGAATAGCTAAAGAGTTTATAATTGCTATTTCTACAGTTATACAAAAATTAGTTGTGGATAGACTGCATGTAATAGGAGACATTTATGATAGAGGTCCAAGACCAGATATAATTGTCGACAAGCTTATTGAGCATCATTGTGTAGATATTCAATGGGGAAATCATGATATATTATGGATGGGTGCAGCATCAGGTGAAAAAACTTGTATAGCAAATGCACTTAGGATATCAGCTAGATATGCGAATTTAGACATTGTAGAAGACATATATGGAATAAATCTATTGCCTTTAGCCACTTTTGCTATAGAGATGTATAAAGATGACCCTTGTAAAGAATTTATTCCAAAGATTAATGACCAAAGTGTAACAACAACAGAAAAATCTTTAATGGCGAAAATGCATAAAGCAATAAGTATAATTCAATTTAAGCTTGAAGGTGAAGTTATAAGACGAAGACCTGAGTTTGAGATGGAACATAGACTTTTGCTCAACATGATAAATTATGATGAAGGTACGATTACTTTAAAAGGGAAAACATATAAATTAAAAGATACCTATTTGCCTACAATAGACAAAAAAGACCCATATAAATTAACAATAGAAGAAAAAAACGTTATGGATAAATTAGTATCTTCATTTAGAGGCAGTGAAAAATTACAAAAACATGTTTCATTTTTATTTTCTAAAGGAAGTATATATTTAAAAGCAAACTCAAATTTACTGATTCATGGATGTGTACCATTAAATGAAGATGGAAGTTTTATGTCTATGAATATAATGGGAAAAGAGTATAAAGGTAAAGCTCTTATGGATAAAATGGAATCTCTAGCAAGAGAAGGGTTTTTCTTTAAAGATAAAGCAGAAGAAAAACTATATGGTATGGATATTATGTGGTATTTGTGGACTGGAAAATGTTCATCATTATTTGGAAAAGATGATATGACTACATTTGAAAGGTATTTTATAGCAGAAAAAGAGACTCATAAAGAAAATAAGAATCCATATTTTAAGCTTAGAGAAAATGAGATGGCTTGTGAAAAAATATTTGAAGAATTTGATTTAGAACTTGATGAATCACATATAATAAATGGTCATGTTCCTGTGGAAAGTAAAAATGGGGAGAGTCCAATAAAAGCTAATGGTAAAATTCTCGTTATAGATGGTGGTTTTTCTAGAGCTTACCAAAAAACTACTGGTATAGCTGGATACACTTTGATATACAATTCTAGAACCTTACAATTAGTATCACATGAACCATTTAATTCTGCAGAAGAAGCCATTGCAAATGAAAGCGATATTTTATCTACAACCGTTGTAGTAGAGCATAAAACAGAGAGAAAAATGGTGAGGGATACTGATGAAGGAGTAAAAATACAAGAAGAAATAGAAGATTTAAAACTACTTTTGATGGCTTATAAGAAAGGTATGATAAAAGAAATGTAG
- a CDS encoding ABC transporter permease — protein sequence MKKQKGKTIALLSCIVLAVMLIFSMSVIRNSGYDSQITEAKDLQGDYHVEFKELDKDKVQNLINENDISKSNTSKELCEIVDKKSGVKLDLNSFDKKFINFLRYKIDGREPIKDGEIVIEKEATNQMGISAPLNKSIDLMLLNKYLDDNGINQIDSANKTFKIVGLIEKPAKYYDTSSYGSIFRAFVYNDSKLPIKVNDTYTGTIYLKSEKNVSQFITKMTKKLDTNLSKLHENGEVDLAKHQRQTSKFSKENIINSVLLVFVSTIVIYNIFNIIFQDMTSQIGLMRSIGMSNKKVKSMLITMGFIYIILGTLIGIVFGMIFSYVGLRVVYGYSSVLTIQISSIICSFVVSIISVSLSSFIVIKKSMKMSIIEAIMTSEKYERKSKNKNKKRDEKSKNLLISIATRNIWRNKPRTILTILAITFIGTMFILNLGTKSFVKSNMAEGITGGSWSMSYGSVDKTIEGYSGNSESLFYKLDNNLIQKVNDTKGVRYVEPHFYNHRAHILLSKDKLSKAYQDELDRKKSSYQDEYINEYPLLIRGYSDDMLKQRQGFIEKGKNILSPIYGEYKKVILVNNTNSQVTHSFATKVIDDVKIGDIIEIKLPVYRDGIEKYENFKVEVSAIMKESYAAGQDGNTQAQGAQIIFRENDYKELTGQKEYNKLFITAEKGQLYSVERRVEELTKNYGATEINGKGEELKLMGAQQSSEERLSIIYQILILLILSVNIIFIMRSNIIARRKELATLRAIGMSTKGIKKILIIESQLYGIIASIIGSVIATVNYNYNIVNLNKSLLEGGYTRTAELNIPWTQIIILFAIFVAMGFISVYISKDKIEGESIVECFSQND from the coding sequence ATGAAAAAACAAAAAGGAAAAACAATAGCACTATTATCATGTATAGTTCTTGCTGTGATGCTTATTTTCTCAATGAGTGTGATTAGGAATTCTGGATATGATTCTCAAATAACAGAGGCGAAGGATTTACAGGGTGACTATCACGTAGAGTTTAAGGAGTTAGATAAGGATAAAGTACAGAATCTTATAAATGAAAATGATATATCAAAGTCGAATACCTCAAAAGAACTATGTGAAATAGTCGATAAAAAAAGCGGCGTTAAGCTTGATTTAAATTCATTTGACAAAAAATTTATAAATTTTTTGAGATATAAGATAGATGGAAGAGAACCAATAAAAGATGGAGAAATAGTAATAGAAAAAGAGGCTACAAATCAGATGGGAATATCTGCTCCATTAAATAAAAGTATAGACTTAATGCTTTTGAACAAGTACTTAGATGACAATGGAATTAATCAGATAGACAGTGCAAATAAAACATTCAAAATCGTTGGTTTGATAGAAAAACCAGCTAAATATTATGACACATCTAGCTATGGTTCCATATTTAGAGCCTTTGTGTATAATGACTCTAAGTTACCAATAAAAGTAAACGATACATATACTGGAACAATATATCTTAAGTCAGAGAAAAATGTATCTCAATTTATAACTAAAATGACAAAAAAGCTAGATACTAATCTATCTAAGTTGCATGAAAATGGGGAGGTTGATTTAGCAAAACATCAAAGACAAACTTCAAAATTTAGTAAAGAAAATATTATAAACTCAGTCCTTTTAGTTTTTGTATCAACTATTGTGATATACAATATATTTAATATTATTTTTCAGGATATGACTAGTCAAATAGGTCTTATGAGATCTATTGGTATGTCAAATAAAAAAGTAAAAAGCATGCTTATTACTATGGGCTTTATTTATATAATTTTAGGAACCCTAATAGGAATAGTATTTGGAATGATTTTTTCATATGTTGGGTTAAGAGTAGTGTATGGATACAGTTCGGTACTAACAATACAAATATCTAGTATAATATGTTCTTTTGTAGTTTCAATCATATCAGTATCTCTTTCTAGTTTTATAGTAATTAAAAAGTCTATGAAAATGTCTATAATCGAAGCTATAATGACAAGTGAAAAGTATGAGAGAAAATCAAAAAACAAAAATAAAAAGAGAGATGAAAAAAGTAAAAATTTACTTATAAGTATAGCAACTAGAAATATATGGAGAAATAAACCTAGAACAATATTGACAATATTAGCAATTACTTTTATTGGAACAATGTTTATATTAAATTTAGGTACTAAAAGTTTTGTAAAATCCAATATGGCAGAAGGAATAACAGGTGGTTCCTGGTCGATGTCATATGGAAGTGTGGATAAAACTATTGAGGGTTATTCTGGAAATTCAGAATCTTTATTTTATAAATTAGACAATAATTTAATACAAAAAGTAAATGATACAAAAGGAGTAAGGTATGTAGAACCACATTTTTATAATCATCGTGCCCATATTTTGCTTTCTAAAGATAAGTTGTCAAAAGCATATCAAGACGAATTGGACAGAAAGAAATCCTCTTATCAAGATGAATATATCAATGAATATCCACTTTTAATAAGAGGATATAGCGATGATATGTTAAAGCAACGACAAGGATTTATTGAAAAAGGTAAAAATATACTAAGTCCTATATATGGTGAGTATAAGAAAGTAATCTTAGTTAACAATACAAATTCGCAAGTTACACATTCTTTTGCTACAAAGGTGATTGATGATGTGAAAATAGGAGATATTATAGAAATAAAACTACCTGTATATAGAGATGGAATTGAAAAATATGAAAACTTCAAGGTGGAGGTTAGCGCTATCATGAAAGAATCATATGCAGCAGGTCAGGATGGGAATACACAAGCTCAAGGGGCTCAAATAATATTTAGAGAAAATGATTATAAAGAATTAACAGGTCAAAAAGAGTACAATAAACTTTTTATAACAGCTGAAAAAGGACAGTTATATTCTGTAGAAAGAAGAGTAGAAGAATTAACCAAGAATTATGGAGCTACAGAAATCAATGGAAAAGGTGAAGAACTAAAACTTATGGGAGCTCAACAAAGTTCAGAAGAAAGGCTTTCTATAATATATCAGATTTTGATTCTATTAATACTTTCAGTGAATATCATTTTCATTATGAGAAGTAATATTATTGCAAGAAGAAAAGAGTTGGCAACCTTAAGAGCAATTGGTATGAGTACAAAAGGTATTAAAAAAATTCTAATTATTGAAAGTCAACTATATGGAATTATAGCTTCTATAATCGGATCTGTGATTGCAACAGTTAATTACAATTATAATATAGTAAATCTAAATAAATCTCTTTTAGAAGGTGGATATACTAGGACAGCAGAACTCAATATTCCTTGGACTCAAATAATTATACTATTTGCAATTTTTGTTGCTATGGGATTTATTTCTGTATATATATCGAAAGATAAAATTGAAGGAGAATCTATTGTTGAGTGTTTTTCACAAAATGATTAA